TCCTGACTGTCTTGCTTAGTTCGatatttcccttcagtgtccaCCATGTAACAGCTGTCACCAGCAAACACCGGTAGTACCAACTTGAAGCACATACAAGAACCGTGCAATAAATAAACGACTAAACAGCAGAAGtcgagcaacaaaaacaaaaagaccagAATGTGGAATCAGGGCATGCTACACTGAACCAACCCTAGGTGTATTCTGAAATTCAAACAGTGCGAGCCATTCAATCAGGTCTCCACTGAGgcaaagagaaataaatttgagCTGAATTTTCTGCACATATAGACCACTTCCGCCTAATTGCTttagcgggtttaacgtcccaagacgATTCAGgccataagggacgccgtagtgaaaggctccagacaatttagaccatctgaggtccttaaacatgcactgacgtcacacagcatatccacacttttgtatttcgcctccactaaGATGGAATGCAAAGTGCAGGCACCGCAACTGAAATCAAAAAAGGAAaggattaaaagaaagaaagacaaaagaggaaaagaaaaagaaaatttctttttccttgcttcgCTAACTGATGGTCTAGTTACTGAACTTACGATTGAGCTCATGGCCAATGCTGGAAATTTCTGTATGGCCACTTCCACTGATGGATCCTCGGATCCAATCCACTTCCTTCGGGTAGGAAATGTACGGCGCATACAGTCTATTATGTAAGCCATGTCTGGCCCAGCTTTTTGAACCGCGGACTTCATTCCTTCGATGTGGCCAGCAATACTCTCCTCATCCTCCCCGTCTGGTGcagttgcctgcaagcaaaaggagCCTACTTCACACTGCAcaccaggctgtcttcagcacaAGGACTACATGAAATCCAAATGCATACCACAGACGGCCTCGAAACACGCTGCAGGGCATTTCCGCCAACCGTGGCCACTTTCCCATCTTTCATTGGTTTTTTTGACAGTGGAGAATCTGCCCCATCATTCTGCTGGATACGGATTTTTCTCCGCTCATATTTTGCCTTGAAACGGAGAGCTTCTCGCCAAGAGTCCTGTGTTTAAAACATCCCACACAATGCAAGCATTACTACTTGCACTGACAAAAGCAATCACAATACAATTAAATACATGCTAACAGTGATGGTGTTGATCACAAGCCACCAGTAAACACCCATGGACATAACAATACCTCATGAGAAGCTATAGATATTGCTCCATATTTTATTGCAGCACATTTTTGATAGCATAAAAACACTAAAGGACCCACACTGATCTCTCGCCGACATTAGTTTTTTTATGGTAGCGCGCACATTACCAAATTTGCAGCATAGAGTTCCTTTCCAGTAATCCAAGCTTTGTTTTCCAATTATCTTTTCACTGTGAGGcgaacttttttgttgttttaatgtcctgaaacgaCACATCAGCTACGATGGGCACCACAGTGGAGTTTCTGGATTAATTTTGATCACTTGGAGTTCTCTAATAACTAGGCCAACCAATGGCCCTTCGATTCAAATGCCAACCAGACAAGCTGGGCCAGGATTATCAAGCTCTCTCGTACAACCCTTTAATACACCGTCCTATTCGACAGTCTTCATGACTACCTCCAGAAGACGGCTGTAgcaccgaaaaagacaacacatagcaagcaagACGGGACAGGCacaacttccaactatttattcaccgcgaatgcgaatgaatataaggacaaatcaagatgggtagcaagaaccacacatgcgcgcgagggttttacaaaaaaCCGGATAAAAGATAGGTTAGGCACACACATATCTCACGcccgtgtatctaaaaaagcagtttcattcttataaatggagatagatggggcactaacacaatcgctattttcttttaatatagaaggccggcaacagttcacgggctgtctggtccttacttgtttaaagcctttgcttctttcagccttgccacacacttaatcttcctttcttctctgcaggctttaTAATGATGTGGCAGATGAGAACCAGTGcattttgtaaatcccgattatgttcCACTAATTGATCGTTATTACAGcggccggtttgtccaatgtgctttccgcatgtgagaggaatctgatatacgactcccacggcacatttaacaagcggagctgcatgcctctttttacaatcagtcttgtttaccttgttgggaTCAGTTTTAACGCACAAGCCAGCCAGTTTCTCTGGGGTAgaaaaaaccacaggaaccttatattttgttgccacatgcttcaaattgtgtgccaaatttgctgtctttttcggcgctacaaccatcTTCTgaaaacatgcaccaactagccccccaacaagtattactcatgACTGCCCCGCTACTGCAGCAAGAGGGAAAGAGGACCTGCTCACTAGCGACGTACCACAGGAAATATCTGAAcaattttttatcccattttttttgTGAGATAGTATCTTATGAAAGAGAATCAGCCAGCCATGCCAGCAGCATGCACTGTGGTGTGAATGACTCTATCAGTGGCGCTCAAAACAGTCATTGAAAATGGTACGGCTACCACTGATAAATAGAGAAGACATTATTATTATACTCAGAACACCTAGGCCGCCCTGTTAATTTAAGAAAGTCTGCTGTCCCTACAAGATTAATTTGAAGGGCTTCAGCTGCCTACTTATATAGCCGGTGCCAGATGAGTCAGCCAAGTTTGGGTACCTGGACACCAGAGCTTGCGCAGCCTCATTGTACAGCTTGCCAGGGTACCTGGCACAGTTAAGACAAACGTGTAAGGCAGTACACAGTGAGGATGTTCTTTTGTAGGCTCACATAGACATTTTAGTTTCAGATGCAGTCATTGTCTTAGGTGTCAAGACGTGGGAGGACAcataagctctgcctttaagttTACGACGTGACAGCAGTTCCCCTTGCTCATATAAGCAAGGACATTGCTTGCTCTCTCACAATCAATATGTGAAAGACTAAACCACACACATTTACAGCCCTCTTTAACCAAGTCCTTTGAACATTCCTACATGACATACCAATAgcatgtctgactcgcaacccaagggtcaCGGATTCGATTCTCAACTAACCGCAATTTTCCTTTCGGGGCAACTCATCCACTTCATATGCAGAACTCAGGATTGGGCGATTTGGCGGTGATCCATCAAATAAAAACCAGCGCTTACAAACACAGACAAAGGACGAGACGAAACAAACTGAAAAgccttcagttcgtttcgtctcgtcctctgtccgTGTTTGTAAGCGCTGGTTTTTATACGATGGATCACTTTATATGTCTGGATGTCCTAATGATGTTCCAGGCACATTGCAACCTTCCAATCACCAGTTTTCTAATTTCATTCACTTTTCAAGTCCGTCGCTCTATGTGTGACATAGCCACCTTTTCAACAAATTCAGATTTCTTGCTCATGTCTACTAATGCCGACACAGGATTTTCTGCGCCACGAGCTCCTTCATGCTTTCTCGTTAAAATGGCTTATGGCCACGCAAGTTTGTAGCCCAAGTTATCTCCACATTGCCCAACATGGTCCAATAGTCTTGCAAATAACTTACATGGTGTATAAGCAGAGGTCATGATAGAGCCATTGGACAACTCTGCTCCGTGCTTTGAAGTACTGTCCACTTTGGTGGCGCTCTATACTGAATTGGATATCGTTTGGTACAGCTGGCAGGCTGTATGTAAGGCTGTATGTGGCAGTGACACGGGATTGCTCCGCTTGCTGGGGCTCGTCGAGAACATCCGCAGTCCTAAAGTGCCAGGTTAAAATAAGAAAAGAACAAGAGCATACTACACAGTGAGCACAGACTGTGGCCAACATTTCCATACATTTCTACTATGATTGCCATTGATTGCAGTGGAAGACATAAATTGGACACTCCCCCTTGCTGCATGATGCTCCTCCAGCATTatttgaaatatacaaaataaTAGTTAATACTGGTAAGAAAATGTACTCACCGAACCTGGCAATCCTCGGAGACATTGATTTTTGCCCTGTCCCGAATTTCGAAGTCTTCAGGTATGTCCACAAAAACATTAAAATCTTCTTCGAACATCTGTGGAAACACGAGAATGATACTAAAATAGCTAACCATGTAAAGTTAAACTATTCAAAATGAGTGTGTCACATTATTTTCCAGAGAATGTTGGCATGCTTGCTGCATCGCATTACGAGACCTCAATCAACGGGCTACGCACTGAATTCAGGACCTGTCAATTTAGAAGAGCAATGACCATAAAATACTGCAACACCAGCAACACTTCCCTCTACCTCGGGTATTTCGTGtgcagtcgtcagcacgtctgtctaGAGCACAGGAATGCCTGCATATCGCACTAAATAAGTGGAATTTTCACGCTGGTATTTGGTCGTAGAGATTATGCTTGCGCTGGTGCGAAGCAGCATTGACAGGGGTTGAGTGAAGATTTCACTTTGTTTGCTCCgcactacaccgctccagcgctctagacaggcctGTACCTCGCGACTGAAATAAAGCATTAATATGTGAAAAATGCTCTATACACCTGCCTTAGTGTTAAGCGGCGCGCTCCGGTGTGCATTTTTAATATTCGCCGACCTTTGTTGTGACACGAGATCCTTACGGAAAGGGAGATTTTTAAAGCATGACGCATAGGGAAGCACATGCATGCCGAGATATTGCTTTAAACTTTACATTACACGCAAACTGTCAGCGCACTACGTAATTCACTGTGGACAAAAGCGCGAGGCATAAGTAAGGTACACACATTTACACGCGTGGATGTAATAAGCACCTGCCTATAAGCACCAGTCCCCAAAAGAACCCGAGAACGGCAACTGACTTGTCACGGAGCTACCACGTAGATAAGTTTACACAATTACTCACCGTGAAGATGAGGGTGGCAACGTCGATGCCGCGGAACAGCTCATGGTCTCTCACGCGCTCAACCAGCCCGCGCCGTGTAAGCGTCCCATCAAAGGGCAAAACAAAATTCCTTTCCCGGAACGTTACCAGGCACTTGCTCGTCATGGTGACGTACGTATATGTACTACTGCGAAATTGCGCAGCAATGAACGTTGCTGAGTGAGACGCGAAAGAGTTTCTCGAGCACGTGCAGCAGTATATATGCGCCCCTTTCAATTTGGCTGAGCACTGTGGtgacttggcttggcttggccagcTTAGTTTGCACAACGTGACACTCCAATTGCTAAggttattgcaaaataaaattaCACCAAAAATACTTAGTTATACTAAATGTGACTTAGGTGCTCTAGCACCTAGTGAATTTGATTGCCAAATCGACTCGTCCTTTCCTTTTCCTTATCTGTACAGTAACTCTCGTTTGCTCCATAAAACTATAAGCAATGATATAATGAATCCAGCCATATCCCTCTCAACTGTGCAATGTGAACCTATTGCTAATAAGGGCAAATATAATAAGTTACTTCAGGCAGTcctaaaggggccatgacatggtcgttcttcatattgaggttttgtgcttcagtaactaatacaagagctcaTGATTcaatttccaaaatttggctgccctggacgcgccgtatatttcaaaaaaaaatgcaatcgaaattgagaccgggagactcctcccaccggcagcgacagCTATATTGAACGCTCTCGTGACGTCGtgacggagcaacgtcgtctgctttcGTTGCTGCagtatgcgcagcgaggtctcattcccccctgtactttcgcgggcgatcgaaggagcagtcgtcccccatatatgagtgactggtgccgcaaaagcgataataacagtaacgcagtttttcttcggtataggtagggtccggtcacactataggccgatgtgACGGCAATCgatggtcggtatgcaaatgccgtcgctgacgcactggtctgtcacgctagaccgaagacgacgccagcacgatcaacgaccgcGTATCGTAGTATTGTTAAGAGTCAgattagtgggaaccagaagtgTCTGTTAAGGGActatagttggtatgacattctataaacttaagaattttaagaCTTACTGGACCT
The Amblyomma americanum isolate KBUSLIRL-KWMA chromosome 3, ASM5285725v1, whole genome shotgun sequence genome window above contains:
- the LOC144123857 gene encoding uncharacterized protein LOC144123857, yielding MVSYFSIILVFPQMFEEDFNVFVDIPEDFEIRDRAKINVSEDCQVRTADVLDEPQQAEQSRVTATYSLTYSLPAVPNDIQFSIERHQSGQYFKARSRVVQWLYHDLCLYTMYPGKLYNEAAQALVSRYPNLADSSGTGYISRQLKPFKLIL
- the LOC144124692 gene encoding uncharacterized protein LOC144124692 — protein: MKDGKVATVGGNALQRVSRPSVATAPDGEDEESIAGHIEGMKSAVQKAGPDMAYIIDCMRRTFPTRRKWIGSEDPSVEVAIQKFPALAMSSIAQLEFELITSVPVLERLEEAVHRTKEKIVHAARKKRHLEGFLEDFDARIDGTSEAAVYGTHIILYIVGIYIAYRIYLCRGSTLVD